A genomic region of Methylobacterium durans contains the following coding sequences:
- a CDS encoding DUF3572 domain-containing protein: MKRKSVQVDDSAEVVAVEILGWLAGDEERLYPFLNASGLAPDNLRASAQDPGLLAGVLDHVMGDETLLLACSRDLNRKPETIAAAWHRLSPRGSDEF; this comes from the coding sequence ATGAAACGCAAATCCGTTCAAGTGGATGATTCTGCTGAAGTCGTGGCGGTGGAGATCCTGGGCTGGCTCGCGGGCGACGAGGAGCGGCTCTACCCGTTCCTGAACGCGAGCGGCCTCGCACCGGACAATCTGCGCGCGAGCGCGCAGGACCCAGGCCTCCTCGCGGGCGTGCTCGACCACGTGATGGGCGACGAGACCCTGTTGCTGGCCTGTTCCCGTGACCTGAACCGGAAGCCCGAGACGATCGCGGCCGCCTGGCACCGGCTGTCGCCCCGGGGCTCCGACGAATTCTGA
- a CDS encoding response regulator, with protein MTKTVLIVEDNELNMKLFNDLLEAHGYATLKTANGIEAIELARKHHPDLILMDIQLPEVSGLEVTKWLKEDDDLKDIPVIAITAFAMKGDEERIREGGCEAYLSKPISVAKFLATVRTYLGETR; from the coding sequence ATGACGAAGACGGTGCTCATCGTTGAGGACAACGAGCTCAACATGAAGCTCTTCAACGATCTCCTGGAGGCGCACGGCTACGCCACCCTGAAGACGGCCAACGGCATCGAGGCGATCGAACTCGCCCGCAAGCACCATCCCGACCTGATCCTGATGGACATCCAGCTGCCCGAGGTGTCGGGGCTGGAGGTGACCAAGTGGCTCAAGGAGGACGACGACCTCAAGGACATCCCCGTCATCGCCATCACGGCCTTCGCCATGAAAGGGGACGAGGAGCGCATCCGCGAGGGCGGCTGCGAGGCTTACCTGTCGAAGCCCATCTCCGTCGCGAAGTTTTTGGCAACTGTTCGGACGTATCTTGGCGAGACCCGCTGA
- a CDS encoding PleD family two-component system response regulator produces the protein MSARVLIVDDLFPNVKLLETKLSLEYFDVLAAMNGPDAIAICEQGLCDVVLLDVMMPGMDGFEVCRHLKNNPVTAHLPVVMVTALDQPSDRLRGLEAGADDFLTKPIDDTALFTRVRSLVRLKAVTDELRSRAMASRDFGIGDPLALATAETGLDANVLLVEDRPGAAERMAAALGQHHAVTVEADPHRALLLATEGTYDAILVSLDLEGSDGLRLCSQLRSLDRTRNVPLIMLAEPHERARIVRGLDFGVHDFLLRPVDRNELLARLRTQVRRKRFSDVLRGAVHASMELAITDGLTGLHNRRYLDSHLGTLFGDAAFRQRPMAALILDIDRFKGINDTYGHEAGDEVLRTFAERLRTHTRNIDIVARYGGEEVVIILPDAGLAEAQAIAERIRERVEALPFAIQRASRSVSVTVSIGVAVREAEDAAPGDMLKRADLALYRAKAAGRNRVEAQAA, from the coding sequence ATGTCGGCCCGGGTCCTGATCGTCGATGACCTGTTTCCGAACGTGAAGCTCCTCGAGACGAAGCTCTCGCTGGAGTATTTCGACGTTCTGGCCGCGATGAACGGTCCCGATGCGATCGCGATCTGCGAGCAGGGATTGTGCGACGTCGTCCTCCTCGACGTGATGATGCCGGGGATGGACGGATTCGAGGTCTGCCGGCATCTCAAGAACAACCCCGTCACCGCGCATCTCCCCGTCGTCATGGTCACGGCCCTCGACCAGCCCTCGGACCGGCTGCGGGGCCTCGAGGCGGGGGCCGACGACTTCCTGACCAAGCCGATCGACGACACCGCCCTGTTCACCCGGGTGCGCAGCCTCGTGCGGCTGAAGGCGGTGACGGACGAGCTGCGCAGCCGCGCCATGGCCTCCCGCGATTTCGGCATCGGCGACCCACTGGCGCTCGCCACCGCCGAGACCGGGCTCGACGCCAACGTACTCCTCGTGGAGGACCGCCCGGGCGCCGCCGAGCGCATGGCCGCAGCGCTCGGCCAGCACCACGCCGTGACCGTCGAGGCGGACCCCCACCGGGCCCTGCTGCTCGCCACCGAAGGCACCTACGACGCCATCCTCGTCAGCCTCGACCTCGAAGGCTCGGACGGCCTGCGCCTATGCAGCCAGCTCCGCTCTCTCGACCGGACCCGCAACGTCCCGCTCATCATGCTGGCCGAGCCGCACGAGCGGGCGCGCATCGTGCGCGGGCTGGATTTCGGCGTGCATGATTTCCTGCTGCGTCCTGTCGACCGGAACGAGTTGCTGGCGCGACTGCGCACGCAGGTGCGCCGCAAGCGATTCTCGGACGTGCTGCGCGGCGCGGTCCACGCCTCGATGGAACTCGCCATCACCGACGGGCTGACCGGCCTGCACAACCGGCGCTACCTCGACAGCCATCTCGGCACCCTGTTCGGCGATGCGGCGTTCCGCCAGCGGCCGATGGCGGCGCTGATCCTCGACATCGATCGCTTCAAGGGTATCAACGACACCTACGGCCACGAGGCCGGCGACGAGGTGCTGCGCACCTTCGCGGAGCGCTTGCGGACGCACACCCGCAACATCGACATCGTCGCCCGCTATGGCGGCGAGGAGGTGGTGATCATCCTGCCCGACGCGGGGCTCGCCGAGGCTCAGGCCATCGCCGAGCGCATCCGGGAGCGGGTCGAGGCGCTGCCCTTCGCGATCCAGCGCGCCTCGCGCAGCGTCTCCGTCACGGTCTCGATCGGCGTCGCCGTGCGCGAGGCCGAGGATGCGGCGCCGGGCGACATGCTCAAGCGCGCCGATCTTGCCCTCTACCGCGCCAAGGCCGCGGGCCGGAACCGCGTCGAGGCGCAGGCGGCCTGA
- the rpmG gene encoding 50S ribosomal protein L33 translates to MAKAVTVKIKLVSTADTGYFYVTKKNSRTQTEKLSMKKYDPVARKHVEFKEAKIK, encoded by the coding sequence ATGGCCAAGGCCGTCACCGTCAAGATCAAGCTCGTCTCCACCGCCGACACCGGCTACTTCTACGTGACGAAGAAGAACTCGCGCACGCAGACCGAGAAGCTCTCGATGAAGAAGTACGACCCCGTGGCGCGCAAGCACGTCGAGTTCAAGGAAGCCAAGATCAAGTGA
- a CDS encoding MFS transporter, whose translation MLDQTPSLADDRTRFAAIGAAITCVAVVGIGLSLSIPLLSIEMERMGASSTLIGVNTAVAGLASIVVVPFVPRLARDLGVVRLLMIAIILGAASLVGFRLLPDIAWWFPLRFVFSANLGILFVLSEFWINEAAPPARRGLVMGVYATVLALGFAIGPTLLAFLGTQGFRPYLTGAALFLTGLVPLALARNLSPRIDATPSRRLLGYVRLAPAATLAALVYGAVETGGFAILPLYGLRLGHDAEIAAGLVSVISLGNVLFQIPFGWLADRMDRRKVLLISALGGALGAALIPASSASFPAMIALLFVWGGIAGTLYTVGLAHLGASVRGAELAGANAAFVVLYNIGLMLGPPVIGGSMDLVPPQGFAWSLCGLFVAYALVVLWRLRPAARP comes from the coding sequence ATGCTCGATCAAACGCCCAGCCTCGCCGACGACCGCACCCGCTTCGCCGCCATCGGCGCGGCCATCACCTGCGTCGCGGTGGTCGGAATCGGCCTCAGCCTGTCGATCCCCCTCCTCTCGATCGAGATGGAGCGGATGGGCGCGTCGAGCACGCTGATCGGCGTGAACACCGCGGTCGCGGGGCTCGCGAGCATCGTGGTGGTGCCCTTCGTGCCGCGCCTCGCGAGGGATCTCGGCGTGGTCCGGCTCCTGATGATCGCGATCATCCTCGGCGCGGCGAGCCTCGTCGGCTTCCGGCTCCTGCCGGACATCGCGTGGTGGTTCCCCTTGCGCTTCGTGTTCTCCGCGAATCTCGGCATTCTCTTCGTGCTGTCCGAGTTCTGGATCAACGAGGCCGCCCCGCCGGCCCGGCGCGGCCTCGTGATGGGCGTCTACGCGACCGTGCTGGCGCTCGGCTTCGCGATCGGTCCGACGCTGCTCGCGTTCCTGGGTACGCAGGGATTCCGGCCCTACCTCACGGGCGCCGCCCTGTTCCTGACGGGCCTCGTCCCGCTCGCCCTCGCCCGCAACCTGTCGCCGCGCATCGACGCGACGCCGAGCCGACGCCTCCTCGGCTACGTGCGCCTCGCCCCCGCGGCGACCCTCGCCGCCCTCGTCTACGGCGCGGTTGAGACCGGCGGCTTCGCGATCCTGCCCCTCTACGGCCTGCGTCTCGGCCACGACGCGGAGATCGCGGCCGGCCTCGTCAGCGTGATCTCGCTCGGGAACGTGCTGTTCCAGATCCCCTTCGGCTGGCTCGCCGACCGGATGGACCGGCGCAAGGTCCTGCTGATCTCCGCCCTCGGCGGCGCGCTCGGGGCCGCCCTCATCCCGGCCTCCTCGGCGTCCTTCCCGGCGATGATCGCGCTGCTCTTCGTCTGGGGGGGCATCGCCGGCACGCTCTACACGGTCGGCCTCGCCCATCTCGGGGCGAGCGTCCGCGGCGCGGAGCTCGCGGGGGCCAACGCCGCCTTCGTCGTGCTCTACAATATCGGCCTGATGCTCGGCCCGCCGGTCATCGGCGGCAGCATGGATCTCGTGCCGCCCCAGGGCTTCGCATGGTCGCTCTGCGGGCTCTTCGTCGCCTACGCTCTGGTCGTGCTCTGGCGGCTCCGCCCGGCCGCCCGGCCTTGA
- a CDS encoding NUDIX hydrolase has product MDQRTNETPTREPVSAAPDPARKAAALRPRDAATLIVLDRRGRTPKVLMGRRNPGLVFMPGKFVFPGGRIEAGDRHMPVAGALSARDEAALEARVTRPPRHLGRVLALAAIRETYEETGLLLGTREYGPPERVPEGAWQAFGRQGVLPDLETLNLVARAITPPGRPRRFDTRFFAVDRTSVAAEQPGIVGEAAELVELAWVRLPDARKLDLPFITNLILDELEEQLKSDFAPHRPIPFHTMQHGKRVRTVL; this is encoded by the coding sequence TTGGACCAGCGGACGAACGAGACCCCGACGCGCGAGCCGGTCTCCGCCGCGCCTGACCCGGCCCGCAAGGCGGCCGCGCTGCGCCCGCGCGACGCCGCGACGCTGATCGTCCTCGACCGGCGCGGGCGCACGCCGAAGGTCCTGATGGGACGGCGCAATCCCGGTCTCGTCTTCATGCCGGGCAAGTTCGTCTTTCCCGGAGGCCGCATCGAGGCCGGCGACCGGCACATGCCCGTCGCCGGCGCGCTCAGTGCCCGCGACGAGGCGGCGCTCGAAGCGCGCGTCACGCGGCCCCCCCGCCATCTCGGGCGCGTGCTGGCGCTCGCCGCGATCCGGGAGACCTACGAGGAGACGGGCCTTCTGCTTGGCACCCGTGAGTACGGGCCGCCCGAGCGGGTCCCCGAGGGGGCCTGGCAAGCCTTCGGACGCCAAGGTGTCCTGCCGGATCTTGAAACCCTGAACCTCGTCGCCCGGGCGATCACCCCGCCGGGACGCCCGCGCCGCTTCGACACGCGTTTCTTCGCAGTGGACCGGACGTCCGTGGCCGCGGAGCAGCCCGGCATCGTCGGCGAGGCGGCGGAGCTCGTGGAACTCGCCTGGGTGCGCCTGCCCGACGCGCGCAAGCTCGACCTGCCCTTCATCACCAACCTGATCCTCGACGAGTTGGAGGAGCAGTTGAAATCGGATTTCGCGCCCCATCGGCCGATTCCCTTCCACACGATGCAGCACGGAAAGCGGGTGCGAACGGTCCTCTGA
- a CDS encoding DUF983 domain-containing protein: MARGFLGRCPHCGEGRIFGRYLKVRPECAHCGLQMHHHRADDLPPYVVIFVVAHIVGYLILELEMGYDVPLWFQLTFWPLATLGMALALLQPVKGAVVGLQYALGMHGFATLPSAGSEGPEESRFGPADERDPDARAGLRRA, from the coding sequence ATGGCCCGCGGCTTCCTCGGCCGCTGCCCGCATTGCGGCGAGGGCCGGATCTTCGGCCGCTACCTCAAGGTGCGGCCCGAATGCGCGCATTGCGGCCTGCAGATGCATCATCACCGCGCCGACGATCTGCCCCCCTACGTCGTGATCTTCGTGGTCGCCCACATCGTCGGCTACCTGATCCTGGAGCTGGAGATGGGCTACGACGTGCCGCTCTGGTTCCAGTTGACCTTCTGGCCGCTGGCGACGCTCGGGATGGCGCTCGCCCTGCTCCAGCCCGTCAAGGGCGCGGTCGTCGGGCTGCAATATGCCCTTGGCATGCACGGCTTCGCCACGCTACCGAGCGCGGGCAGCGAGGGGCCGGAGGAGTCGCGTTTTGGACCAGCGGACGAACGAGACCCCGACGCGCGAGCCGGTCTCCGCCGCGCCTGA
- a CDS encoding NADPH-dependent FMN reductase yields the protein MSLLCPVILGSVRSDRQGIRAARFVVRALEARGHGAPLVDPAELKLPLLDRMYKEYPKGEAPKVLEDLAGLLRRADAFVIVSAEYNHSIPPALSNTLDHFLEEYFWRPSAICCYSAGAFGGVRAAMQLRAMLSELGTPSIPSLLPIPQIHKALDEEGKPAEERLARNAGKFFDELTWYAEALRARRASGTPY from the coding sequence ATGTCCCTCCTCTGCCCCGTGATCCTCGGCTCGGTCCGCTCCGACCGGCAGGGCATCCGTGCCGCCCGCTTCGTCGTCCGGGCGCTGGAGGCGCGGGGGCACGGGGCGCCCCTCGTCGACCCAGCCGAGTTGAAGCTGCCGCTCCTCGACCGGATGTACAAGGAATACCCGAAGGGCGAGGCGCCGAAGGTGCTGGAGGATCTGGCGGGGCTCCTGCGGCGGGCCGACGCCTTCGTGATCGTCTCGGCCGAGTACAACCACTCGATCCCGCCCGCCCTCTCGAACACCCTCGACCACTTCCTCGAAGAGTATTTCTGGCGCCCTTCGGCGATCTGCTGCTACTCGGCCGGCGCCTTCGGGGGCGTGCGCGCCGCGATGCAGCTGCGGGCGATGCTCTCCGAGCTCGGCACCCCAAGCATTCCCTCGCTGCTGCCGATCCCGCAGATCCACAAGGCCCTCGACGAGGAGGGCAAGCCCGCCGAGGAGCGGCTGGCCCGCAACGCCGGCAAGTTTTTCGACGAACTGACTTGGTACGCCGAGGCCCTGCGCGCGCGGCGGGCCTCGGGCACGCCCTACTGA
- the glnA gene encoding type I glutamate--ammonia ligase, protein MAKTATEVLKEIKDNDVKYVDFRFTDPRGKWQHVTFDVSLVDEEIFSEGTMFDGSSIAGWKAINESDMLLMPDPATACMDPFFSASTMSIVCDVLEPSTGAPYSRDPRGTAKLAEAFLKSSGIGDTIYVGPEAEFFVFDDVKFAADPYQTGFKLDSTELPINGFTEYEGGNLGHRVQMKGGYFPVPPQDSAQDMRGEMLAAMQSMGVKVEKHHHEVASAQHELGMKFDTLTLLADHMQIYKYCIHNVAQSYGKTATFMPKPVYGDNGSGMHVHQSIWKNGKPLFAGDKYADLSQECLWYIGGIIKHAKALNAFTNPSTNSYKRLVPGYEAPVLLAYSARNRSASCRIPWTTSPKAKRVEVRFPDPMANPYLAFAALLMAGLDGIINKIDPGPAMDKDLYDLPPRELKKIPTVCGSLREALQNLDKDRAFLKAGNVFTDDQIDSFIELKMTEVLRYEMTPHPIEFVQYYSL, encoded by the coding sequence ATGGCAAAGACAGCGACCGAAGTCCTGAAGGAGATCAAGGACAACGACGTCAAGTACGTCGACTTCCGCTTCACGGACCCGCGCGGCAAGTGGCAGCACGTCACCTTCGACGTCTCCCTCGTCGATGAGGAGATCTTCTCCGAGGGCACGATGTTCGACGGCTCCTCGATCGCCGGCTGGAAGGCGATCAACGAGTCCGACATGCTGCTGATGCCCGATCCCGCCACCGCCTGCATGGACCCGTTCTTCTCGGCCTCGACCATGTCGATCGTCTGCGACGTGCTCGAGCCCTCGACGGGCGCCCCCTATTCCCGCGATCCGCGCGGCACGGCCAAGCTCGCCGAGGCCTTCCTCAAGTCGTCCGGCATCGGCGACACGATCTACGTCGGTCCCGAGGCCGAGTTCTTCGTGTTCGACGACGTGAAGTTCGCCGCCGACCCCTACCAGACCGGCTTCAAGCTCGACTCGACGGAGCTGCCGATCAACGGCTTCACCGAGTACGAGGGCGGCAACCTCGGACACCGGGTGCAGATGAAGGGCGGTTACTTCCCCGTGCCGCCGCAGGATTCGGCGCAGGACATGCGCGGCGAGATGCTGGCCGCTATGCAGTCGATGGGCGTCAAGGTCGAGAAGCACCACCACGAGGTGGCGAGCGCCCAGCACGAGCTCGGCATGAAGTTCGACACGCTGACGCTGCTCGCCGACCACATGCAGATCTACAAGTACTGTATCCACAACGTGGCGCAGAGCTACGGCAAGACCGCGACCTTCATGCCCAAGCCCGTCTACGGCGACAACGGCTCGGGCATGCACGTCCACCAGTCGATCTGGAAGAACGGCAAGCCGCTCTTCGCCGGCGACAAGTACGCGGATCTCTCCCAGGAATGCCTCTGGTACATCGGCGGCATCATCAAGCACGCCAAGGCGCTGAACGCCTTCACCAACCCGTCCACGAACTCCTACAAGCGCCTCGTGCCGGGCTACGAGGCCCCCGTGCTGCTGGCCTACTCGGCCCGCAACCGCTCCGCCTCCTGCCGCATCCCGTGGACGACCTCGCCGAAGGCCAAGCGCGTCGAGGTCCGCTTCCCCGACCCGATGGCGAACCCCTACCTCGCCTTCGCGGCCCTGTTGATGGCCGGCCTCGACGGCATCATCAACAAGATCGATCCGGGCCCGGCCATGGACAAGGATCTCTACGACCTGCCCCCGCGCGAGCTGAAGAAGATCCCGACCGTCTGCGGCTCGCTCCGTGAGGCCCTACAGAACCTCGACAAGGACCGCGCCTTCCTCAAGGCCGGCAACGTCTTCACGGACGATCAGATCGACTCCTTCATCGAGCTGAAGATGACCGAGGTGCTGCGCTACGAGATGACACCGCACCCGATCGAGTTCGTGCAGTACTACTCGCTCTGA
- a CDS encoding P-II family nitrogen regulator, giving the protein MKKIEAIIKPFKLDEVKEALQEVGLQGITVIEAKGFGRQKGHTELYRGAEYVVDFLPKVKLEIVLADAMVEGAVEAIRKSAQTGRIGDGKIFVSTIEEAIRIRTGETGADAI; this is encoded by the coding sequence ATGAAGAAGATCGAAGCGATCATCAAGCCCTTCAAGCTCGACGAGGTGAAGGAGGCTCTCCAGGAGGTCGGCCTCCAGGGCATCACCGTGATCGAGGCGAAGGGCTTCGGGCGGCAGAAGGGACACACCGAACTCTACCGCGGAGCGGAATATGTGGTGGACTTCCTGCCCAAGGTGAAGCTGGAGATCGTGCTCGCCGACGCCATGGTCGAGGGTGCGGTGGAGGCGATCCGCAAGTCGGCCCAGACCGGCCGCATCGGCGACGGCAAGATCTTCGTGTCCACCATCGAAGAGGCGATCCGCATCCGCACCGGCGAAACGGGCGCCGACGCCATCTAG
- a CDS encoding NAD(P)H-hydrate dehydratase, protein MGQGRLLTVEAMRRVDAAAIAAGTPGIALMRAAGAAVAERARALLPEGGSVLVLCGPGNNGGDGFVAARILAEAGLPVEIRLLGRRDDLSGDAALAAAEWRGDVTEGIGPDDLARFDLAIDALFGAGLSRDLDGTARTLVERVAAAACPVLAVDVPSGIDGDTGAVRGAAIRARETVTFVALKPGHLLQPGSAHCGTLHVAEIGTGEAALAEGLSACEPPLYRNGPALWGAAFPRHAADSHKYTRGHALVLSGPACRTGAARLAARGALRVGAGLVTVASPASALAENAAHLTAIMLRACENADDLDDLLVDERLNVVLVGPGLGTGQPTRDLVAVAASSGRNLVLDADALTSFKGEAATLARHLAEGDAAAVLTPHAGEFARLFGGTEAADEGLGKVERARRAAALSGAVVVLKGADTVIADPDGRLAINDHGTPHLGTAGSGDVLGGLIAGLLAQGMPPFEAAAAGVWLHGDAGRRHGPGLIAEDLPELMPRVLGALESRLR, encoded by the coding sequence ATGGGACAGGGGCGGCTGCTCACGGTTGAGGCGATGCGGCGGGTCGATGCCGCGGCGATCGCGGCTGGGACGCCGGGGATCGCGCTGATGCGGGCCGCCGGCGCCGCGGTTGCCGAGCGCGCCCGCGCGCTGCTGCCGGAGGGCGGCTCCGTACTCGTGCTCTGCGGGCCGGGCAACAACGGCGGCGACGGCTTCGTGGCGGCGCGCATCCTCGCGGAAGCGGGCCTGCCGGTCGAGATCCGCCTGCTCGGGCGGCGCGATGACCTCTCGGGCGATGCGGCGCTCGCCGCCGCCGAGTGGCGGGGCGACGTGACCGAGGGGATCGGCCCGGACGATCTCGCCCGGTTCGACCTCGCGATCGACGCGCTGTTCGGTGCGGGTCTCTCGCGCGATCTCGACGGCACGGCGCGCACTCTCGTGGAGCGGGTCGCTGCAGCCGCCTGCCCGGTGCTCGCGGTCGACGTCCCGAGCGGCATCGACGGGGATACCGGCGCGGTGCGCGGTGCCGCGATCCGGGCGCGGGAGACGGTCACCTTCGTCGCCCTCAAGCCCGGGCACCTGCTCCAGCCGGGCTCTGCGCATTGCGGGACCCTCCACGTCGCCGAGATCGGCACGGGCGAGGCCGCCCTGGCCGAGGGGCTCTCCGCCTGCGAGCCGCCCCTCTATCGCAACGGGCCGGCGCTCTGGGGCGCGGCCTTCCCGCGCCACGCCGCGGACAGCCACAAATACACGCGGGGCCATGCCCTCGTCCTGTCGGGGCCGGCCTGTCGCACGGGCGCGGCGCGCCTCGCCGCGCGCGGGGCGCTGCGGGTTGGGGCAGGCCTCGTCACGGTGGCCTCGCCCGCGTCGGCTCTGGCCGAGAACGCGGCGCACCTCACCGCGATCATGCTGCGCGCCTGCGAGAACGCCGACGACCTCGACGACCTCCTGGTGGACGAGCGCCTCAACGTGGTGCTCGTCGGCCCCGGTCTCGGCACCGGCCAGCCGACCCGCGATCTCGTCGCGGTGGCGGCCTCGTCCGGCCGGAACCTCGTCCTCGACGCCGACGCGCTGACGAGCTTCAAGGGAGAGGCGGCGACGCTCGCACGGCATCTGGCGGAGGGGGACGCCGCGGCTGTCCTGACGCCCCACGCGGGCGAGTTCGCGAGGCTCTTCGGCGGGACCGAGGCGGCCGACGAGGGGCTCGGCAAGGTCGAGCGCGCCCGGCGGGCGGCGGCGCTGTCGGGCGCCGTCGTCGTGCTCAAGGGGGCCGACACGGTGATCGCGGACCCGGACGGGCGCCTCGCCATCAACGATCACGGCACACCCCATCTCGGCACCGCGGGCTCCGGCGACGTGCTCGGCGGGCTGATCGCCGGCCTCCTCGCTCAGGGCATGCCGCCCTTCGAGGCCGCGGCGGCCGGCGTATGGCTCCACGGGGATGCCGGTCGCCGCCACGGTCCGGGACTGATCGCGGAGGATCTGCCGGAGCTGATGCCGCGGGTTCTCGGGGCGCTGGAATCGCGCCTCAGGTGA
- a CDS encoding multicopper oxidase family protein — MVRVKLGETVRLKVENRTERPLALHWHGVRNQNPMDGVGGVTQPPIQPGASFTYVFTPPDAGTFLIRPLVVGGSSEPSGRGIAGFLVVEEKAPPAVERDVPLLMQDWRLQDDSSLMPFGQALFAASNGRLGNMIAINGRPVPEMIAARPGSRLRLRLGNACNARATRIRFDGMKVYVAAVDGQPTDTFEPLRATLPFPPGTRYDLLLDLPAEADAKGSITALVGGGLVLASLVTQGEPVTGKRPPIAPIGDNKLLPAEVKLQNAVRRDITITGGATLDKEKPEAEPVFKGDPTRIWAVNGASGMAGVAPLFTVKRGQVVVLAIKNDTAFAQALHLHGHVFRLLHPLDDGWEPYWLDTFQLLEGRTARIAFLADNPGRWLLGSTVLERFDTGLWTSFEVT; from the coding sequence GTGGTCCGGGTCAAGCTCGGCGAGACCGTGCGGCTCAAGGTCGAGAACCGGACCGAGCGCCCGCTCGCGCTGCACTGGCACGGGGTGCGCAACCAGAACCCCATGGACGGGGTCGGCGGCGTGACGCAGCCACCGATCCAGCCGGGGGCGAGCTTCACCTACGTCTTCACCCCGCCCGACGCCGGCACCTTCCTGATCCGGCCCCTCGTCGTCGGCGGATCGAGCGAGCCCTCGGGCCGCGGGATCGCGGGCTTCCTCGTCGTCGAGGAGAAGGCGCCGCCGGCCGTCGAGCGCGACGTACCGCTGCTGATGCAGGACTGGCGCCTGCAGGACGATTCGAGCCTCATGCCCTTCGGCCAGGCCCTGTTCGCGGCCTCGAACGGGCGCCTCGGCAACATGATCGCGATCAACGGCCGACCGGTGCCGGAGATGATCGCTGCGCGGCCCGGCTCGCGCCTGCGCCTGCGCCTCGGCAACGCCTGCAACGCGCGGGCGACGCGCATCCGCTTCGACGGCATGAAGGTCTACGTCGCGGCGGTGGACGGTCAGCCGACCGACACGTTCGAGCCCCTGCGCGCCACCCTCCCCTTCCCGCCAGGCACCCGCTACGACCTCCTCCTCGACCTGCCCGCGGAGGCGGACGCCAAGGGCAGCATCACGGCGCTGGTCGGCGGCGGCCTCGTCCTCGCGAGCCTCGTCACTCAGGGCGAGCCGGTCACCGGGAAGCGCCCGCCGATCGCGCCCATCGGTGACAACAAGCTGCTGCCCGCCGAGGTCAAGCTGCAGAACGCCGTCCGCCGCGACATCACGATCACCGGCGGCGCCACCCTCGACAAGGAGAAGCCGGAGGCCGAGCCCGTCTTCAAGGGCGACCCGACCCGGATCTGGGCCGTCAACGGCGCCAGCGGGATGGCGGGCGTGGCCCCGCTCTTCACGGTCAAGCGCGGCCAAGTGGTTGTCCTGGCGATCAAAAACGACACCGCCTTCGCGCAGGCGCTGCACCTGCACGGGCATGTCTTCCGCCTGCTCCACCCCCTCGACGACGGCTGGGAGCCCTACTGGCTCGACACCTTCCAGCTCCTCGAAGGCCGCACCGCCCGCATCGCCTTCCTGGCCGACAACCCGGGCCGCTGGCTCCTCGGCTCGACGGTGCTGGAGCGCTTCGACACCGGGCTCTGGACCTCGTTCGAGGTCACCTGA